Proteins encoded by one window of Kribbella flavida DSM 17836:
- a CDS encoding aldose epimerase family protein, with product MPDHLPRRHVLRTAGALGLGAAAAGALTGPADAAPTATTVASMGSHHGRLSIRKDPFGTTPEGVGVDVYTFGNGRVTVSMLTWGATIQRVETPDRRGRTENISLGFDNLPDYAALSPYFGATIGRYGNRIAKGRFTLDGRSYQIPVNNGENALHGGTLGFDKKVWKAKVVQTPSAVGVAFSYVSPDGEMGFPGELTTTVTYTLNKQDDLRIDYHATVAGKPTVVNLTNHVYFNLAGEGSGSIDGHVLQLNAPSYTPVDEGLIPTGEIAPVAGTPFDFNRPTAIGARIRDDHPQLVIGRGYDHNFVLGGKPDRDGLRFAARFWEPEGGRTVTVHTAEPGAQFYSGNFLDGTFQGIGNKSYRQGDAFAFETQHFPDSPNHPNFPSTVLRPGETYRSTTVYSFGTK from the coding sequence ATGCCTGACCACCTACCTCGTCGCCACGTTCTGCGCACCGCCGGCGCGCTCGGCCTGGGAGCGGCCGCGGCCGGCGCGCTGACCGGCCCGGCCGACGCCGCGCCGACGGCTACTACAGTCGCGTCCATGGGTTCACACCACGGCCGCCTGTCCATCCGCAAGGACCCGTTCGGTACCACCCCGGAAGGGGTCGGCGTCGACGTCTACACGTTCGGCAACGGACGGGTCACCGTCTCGATGCTGACCTGGGGCGCCACCATCCAGCGGGTCGAGACCCCGGACCGCCGGGGCCGCACCGAGAACATCAGCCTGGGCTTCGACAACCTGCCCGACTACGCCGCCCTCAGCCCGTACTTCGGTGCGACGATCGGCCGCTACGGCAACCGGATCGCGAAGGGCCGCTTCACTCTCGACGGGCGCAGCTACCAGATCCCGGTCAACAACGGCGAGAACGCCCTGCACGGCGGCACGCTCGGTTTCGACAAGAAGGTGTGGAAGGCCAAGGTCGTGCAGACCCCGTCGGCCGTCGGCGTCGCGTTCAGCTACGTCAGCCCGGACGGCGAGATGGGCTTTCCCGGCGAGCTGACCACCACGGTCACCTACACGCTGAACAAGCAGGACGACCTGCGCATCGACTACCACGCGACCGTGGCCGGCAAGCCGACGGTGGTGAACCTGACCAACCACGTCTACTTCAACCTGGCCGGTGAGGGCAGCGGCTCGATCGACGGCCACGTCCTGCAGCTGAACGCCCCGTCGTACACGCCGGTGGACGAAGGGCTGATCCCGACCGGCGAGATCGCCCCGGTGGCCGGTACGCCGTTCGACTTCAACCGCCCGACGGCGATCGGCGCGCGGATCCGGGACGACCACCCGCAGCTGGTGATCGGGCGTGGTTACGACCACAACTTCGTGCTCGGCGGCAAGCCGGACCGCGACGGCCTGCGGTTCGCCGCCCGCTTCTGGGAGCCCGAGGGCGGCCGCACCGTCACCGTGCACACCGCCGAGCCGGGCGCGCAGTTCTACAGCGGCAACTTCCTCGACGGCACGTTCCAGGGCATCGGCAACAAGTCCTACCGCCAGGGCGACGCCTTCGCCTTCGAGACCCAGCACTTCCCGGACTCCCCCAACCACCCCAACTTCCCGTCCACGGTTCTCCGCCCTGGCGAGACCTACCGCTCCACCACCGTCTACTCCTTCGGCACCAAGTAG
- a CDS encoding DJ-1/PfpI family protein — MRIDVLMFEGVAEIDALATYAVFANAQRRGLAVEPYLVTADGATQVTGCYGTTFAELVPWAPESARVLAVSGGWVLEEIERGVIPRQLAEAKAAGGEQLVLAGIDSGSLLLGAAGLIAGRPATTHRADLERLAEWAEVIDARVVDDGDLVTCGSGWFAGTDLAYWLLERELGATAEVVALEQWIGRDRQGTVWRR; from the coding sequence ATGCGGATCGATGTGTTGATGTTCGAAGGGGTTGCCGAGATCGACGCGCTGGCGACGTACGCCGTGTTCGCCAACGCTCAGCGCCGGGGGCTCGCGGTGGAGCCGTACCTCGTGACGGCGGACGGCGCGACGCAGGTGACCGGGTGCTACGGGACGACGTTCGCCGAGCTGGTGCCCTGGGCCCCGGAATCGGCCCGGGTGCTGGCGGTGTCCGGCGGCTGGGTGCTGGAGGAGATCGAGCGCGGCGTGATTCCCCGTCAGCTCGCCGAGGCGAAGGCCGCCGGCGGCGAGCAGCTGGTTCTGGCGGGGATCGACTCCGGCTCGTTGCTGCTCGGCGCGGCCGGGCTGATCGCCGGCCGGCCGGCGACGACGCACCGGGCGGATCTGGAGCGGTTGGCGGAGTGGGCCGAGGTGATCGACGCACGGGTCGTCGACGACGGGGATCTGGTGACCTGCGGGAGCGGGTGGTTCGCCGGGACCGACCTGGCGTACTGGCTGCTGGAACGCGAGCTCGGGGCGACCGCGGAGGTGGTCGCGCTGGAGCAGTGGATCGGCCGCGACCGGCAGGGCACGGTCTGGCGTCGGTGA
- a CDS encoding GlxA family transcriptional regulator, whose protein sequence is MHTVAVLALDGVIGLELTGACQIFATATDPASGQRLYDVRVCGDPGGTSVLAFDRPVLRAEAPYGLAAALTADTLVVPAAGEPSPEVVELVRAAHRRGVRIASICTGAFTLAAAGVLDGRRATTHWDHTTELARRHPAVEVVTDTLYLDEGDLLTSAGVTAGLDLCLHLVRRDHGSAVATAVARRLVMAPHRDGGQAQYVPTPVVEGNDSLEPLQHWMTVHLAEPLTLTSIAAQASMSTRTLSRRFRARTGTTPLQWLTTQRLHRARELLETTDLGIDQIASASGFGSALVLRQHFARSLSTTPSRYRRAFARPG, encoded by the coding sequence ATGCACACCGTGGCGGTCCTCGCGCTCGACGGCGTCATCGGGCTCGAGCTCACCGGCGCCTGCCAGATCTTCGCCACGGCCACCGACCCGGCGTCCGGGCAGCGCCTGTACGACGTCCGCGTGTGCGGTGATCCCGGCGGGACCAGCGTGCTGGCCTTCGACCGGCCGGTGTTGCGCGCCGAGGCGCCGTACGGGCTCGCGGCCGCGCTGACCGCGGATACCCTCGTCGTACCGGCTGCCGGTGAGCCGTCGCCGGAGGTGGTCGAGCTGGTCCGCGCGGCACACCGGCGCGGCGTACGGATCGCGTCGATCTGCACCGGTGCCTTCACGCTCGCCGCGGCCGGCGTACTCGACGGGCGCCGGGCCACGACCCACTGGGACCACACCACGGAGCTGGCCCGGCGGCATCCCGCGGTGGAGGTCGTCACCGACACCCTGTACCTGGACGAAGGCGACCTGCTGACGTCGGCCGGGGTGACCGCCGGGCTCGACCTCTGTCTGCACCTGGTTCGCCGTGACCACGGCTCGGCGGTCGCCACCGCCGTCGCCCGCCGGCTGGTGATGGCGCCGCACCGCGACGGCGGCCAGGCGCAGTACGTTCCCACCCCTGTTGTCGAGGGCAACGATTCGCTGGAGCCGCTGCAGCACTGGATGACCGTGCACCTGGCCGAACCACTGACCCTGACCAGCATCGCCGCCCAGGCGTCGATGAGCACCCGCACCCTGAGCCGCCGTTTCCGCGCCCGGACCGGGACCACCCCGCTCCAGTGGCTGACCACCCAGCGCCTCCACCGCGCTCGCGAACTGCTCGAGACCACCGACCTCGGCATCGACCAGATCGCGTCCGCCAGCGGTTTCGGCAGTGCTCTCGTCCTCCGCCAGCACTTCGCCCGATCCCTCAGCACGACCCCGAGCCGCTACCGCCGCGCGTTCGCGCGACCGGGGTGA
- a CDS encoding SDR family NAD(P)-dependent oxidoreductase — protein sequence MALTGKTALVTGASRGIGRAVAERLAADGALVAVHYGRNDTAAKETVAAIENAGGQAFPVRAELGVEGDVDTLFEQLTAGLDGRGLDILVNNAAVIDYGDSIEAITPEAYEQVMAVNLRAPLFVTQRALPLLRDGGRIVNVSSGVTWFAQPEIVYAMSKGALNVFTRSLARTLGPRQITVNTVSPGITETDMNGWLQQPESAAGVAAITALGRHGQPDDIGDVIAFFASDEGRWVTGQVLEVNGGLWLGPNSR from the coding sequence ATGGCTCTGACCGGTAAGACCGCACTGGTGACCGGGGCGTCACGCGGCATCGGGCGCGCGGTGGCCGAGCGGCTGGCGGCCGATGGCGCTCTGGTCGCGGTGCACTACGGCCGCAACGACACCGCCGCCAAGGAGACGGTGGCCGCGATCGAGAACGCCGGCGGGCAGGCTTTCCCGGTGCGGGCCGAGCTCGGCGTCGAGGGTGACGTGGACACGTTGTTCGAGCAGCTGACCGCGGGCCTGGACGGGCGCGGGCTGGACATCCTGGTCAACAACGCCGCCGTGATCGACTACGGCGACAGCATCGAGGCCATCACGCCGGAGGCCTACGAGCAGGTGATGGCGGTGAACCTTCGCGCGCCGCTCTTCGTCACCCAGCGCGCGCTGCCGCTGCTGCGCGACGGCGGCCGGATCGTCAACGTGTCGTCCGGCGTGACGTGGTTCGCCCAGCCGGAAATCGTCTACGCGATGTCGAAGGGTGCCCTCAACGTCTTCACCCGATCGCTGGCCCGAACCCTCGGCCCGCGGCAGATCACGGTGAACACGGTGTCGCCCGGCATCACCGAGACCGACATGAACGGCTGGCTCCAGCAGCCGGAGTCGGCGGCCGGAGTGGCTGCCATCACCGCGCTCGGCCGGCACGGTCAGCCGGACGACATCGGCGACGTGATCGCTTTCTTCGCCTCCGACGAAGGCCGCTGGGTGACCGGTCAGGTCCTGGAGGTCAACGGCGGCCTCTGGCTCGGCCCGAACAGCCGCTGA
- a CDS encoding TetR/AcrR family transcriptional regulator has translation MVGREGGEVSGRRRSAADTREHVLAVAHDLFYWQGIRAIGVDRIAAEAGIAPTTLYRLFASKDDLIAAYVERAHAAYREWFTGALEAGGNDPKARVLALFDELMVQLEPDRCRGCPFLMVLTEFPDQTLPSHQQAVAMKQWVQDQFLDLASALEPADPATLAGHLTLLFEGAYATVQATGIGGPARQTRALAEAILPG, from the coding sequence ATGGTCGGCAGAGAGGGCGGCGAGGTGAGCGGGCGGCGACGAAGCGCGGCGGACACCCGGGAGCACGTGCTGGCGGTGGCGCACGACCTGTTCTACTGGCAGGGCATCCGGGCGATCGGCGTCGACCGGATCGCCGCCGAGGCCGGCATCGCCCCGACCACCCTGTACCGGTTGTTCGCGTCGAAGGACGACCTGATCGCGGCGTACGTCGAACGGGCGCACGCGGCGTACCGGGAGTGGTTCACCGGCGCGCTCGAGGCCGGCGGCAACGATCCGAAAGCCCGCGTGCTGGCGTTGTTCGACGAGCTGATGGTGCAGCTTGAGCCGGACCGCTGCCGAGGCTGCCCGTTCCTGATGGTGCTCACCGAGTTCCCCGATCAGACGCTGCCGAGCCATCAGCAGGCGGTTGCCATGAAGCAGTGGGTGCAGGACCAGTTCCTCGATCTCGCCTCAGCACTCGAGCCTGCGGACCCGGCCACGCTGGCCGGCCATCTCACGCTGCTCTTCGAGGGCGCGTACGCCACCGTTCAGGCGACCGGTATCGGTGGACCCGCCCGGCAGACCCGCGCGCTCGCTGAGGCGATCCTTCCGGGCTGA
- a CDS encoding MerR family transcriptional regulator — protein sequence MHIGELSRRTGVSGRLLRYYEEQGLLEPARTSSGYRVYAEDDVQRVRHIRVLLGAGLGTVTIAELLPCMTTNDDQLVPTCPELVPQFERERDRISDTIANLERARTALGDLIATALPPGVYQAS from the coding sequence ATGCACATCGGTGAACTGTCCCGCCGGACCGGCGTCAGCGGCCGCCTGCTGCGGTACTACGAGGAGCAGGGCCTGCTGGAACCGGCTCGGACGTCCAGCGGCTACCGCGTGTACGCGGAGGACGACGTGCAGCGGGTCCGCCACATCCGCGTCCTGCTCGGCGCCGGACTCGGCACCGTCACGATCGCCGAGCTCCTGCCCTGCATGACCACGAACGACGACCAACTCGTCCCGACGTGCCCCGAGCTGGTCCCGCAGTTCGAGCGCGAACGCGACCGCATTTCCGACACCATCGCCAACCTCGAACGCGCCCGCACCGCACTCGGCGACCTCATCGCGACCGCTCTGCCGCCGGGGGTCTATCAGGCGTCCTGA
- a CDS encoding NAD(P)-dependent oxidoreductase encodes MTDHSRTPVTVLGLGPMGQALAAAFLAAEHPTTVWNRTPGKGDQLAAQGATVASTAAEAAAASGLIVVCVLDYDAVEQILAAAEPVLAGRTVVNLTADSPDRARQTAQWAAERGIQYLDGAIMTPTETIGGPEAVVLYSGPKDLYAGHAPALAALGGTQSHLGEDPGRAAAHDVALLGIFWTALTGIMHAFALAKAENIAARDLAGFARGITDLLSPSIDGFAANIDAGEHPGTTTNLLSAAAGIAHIVHASEQHGIDAGLLRAAHALTRQAIADGHGTDEFTRLTDTLLRHATR; translated from the coding sequence ATGACCGACCATTCCCGCACTCCCGTCACCGTTCTCGGGCTCGGCCCGATGGGTCAGGCGCTGGCCGCCGCTTTCCTGGCCGCCGAACACCCGACCACCGTCTGGAACCGCACTCCTGGCAAGGGCGACCAGCTGGCCGCGCAGGGCGCGACGGTCGCGTCGACCGCTGCCGAAGCCGCTGCCGCGAGCGGCCTGATCGTCGTCTGCGTGCTCGACTACGACGCCGTCGAGCAGATCCTCGCCGCGGCCGAACCCGTCCTGGCGGGCCGGACCGTCGTCAACCTCACCGCCGACTCCCCGGACCGCGCCCGGCAGACCGCGCAGTGGGCCGCCGAGCGTGGCATCCAGTACCTGGACGGCGCGATCATGACTCCCACCGAAACCATCGGCGGACCTGAGGCCGTCGTGCTCTACAGCGGCCCGAAGGACCTGTACGCCGGCCACGCGCCGGCCCTGGCCGCCCTCGGCGGCACCCAGTCCCACCTCGGCGAGGACCCTGGCCGGGCCGCCGCGCACGACGTCGCGCTGCTCGGCATCTTCTGGACCGCGCTGACCGGCATCATGCACGCCTTCGCGCTGGCCAAGGCCGAGAACATCGCCGCCCGGGACCTGGCCGGCTTCGCCCGCGGGATCACCGACCTGCTGTCGCCGAGCATCGACGGCTTCGCGGCGAACATCGACGCCGGCGAGCACCCGGGCACGACGACGAACCTTCTCTCGGCCGCCGCCGGCATCGCGCACATCGTGCACGCCTCCGAGCAGCACGGCATCGACGCCGGCCTGCTGCGCGCGGCGCACGCACTGACCCGGCAGGCGATTGCCGACGGCCACGGAACCGACGAGTTCACCCGGCTGACCGACACCTTGCTGCGGCACGCGACCCGCTGA
- a CDS encoding cytochrome P450 — protein sequence MTDTVLDIPFDDAFRFDPSPTFAELRENRPVARVRTLAGAEVWLVTRYDDVRLVLADPRFSRAAVVEQGAPRVALAKPMPNSLTTTDPPEHTRLRKLVSSTFAHRRIERTRPWVAELSARLADDVAAAGDGADLRQLVALPLPIQVICQLLGVPYQDREQFREWTELGYSMRMAEKDLVENAMTELTAYIEALVDRKLATADQPADDLLDELVRAREAGDRLSQQELIAFGVNLLVAGHETSANQISSCVATLLRRPENWARLVADHTLVPSAVEELLRFNRFSEVGQLRVAVEDVELHGVLIKAGEGVMAALNSANRDPRAYDAPDELRLDRQDNKHLSFGFGPHFCLGAQLARIELQESLLALLRRFPELSLAKPAEELEWRRVLVSGLAELPVNLGTVAPA from the coding sequence ATGACGGACACGGTGCTGGACATCCCGTTCGACGACGCGTTCCGCTTCGATCCCTCGCCGACCTTCGCCGAGCTGCGGGAGAACCGCCCGGTGGCACGGGTGCGCACGCTGGCCGGGGCCGAGGTCTGGCTGGTGACCCGGTACGACGACGTCCGGCTGGTGCTGGCGGACCCGCGGTTCTCCCGCGCGGCGGTGGTCGAGCAGGGGGCGCCGCGAGTCGCCCTGGCCAAGCCGATGCCGAACAGCCTGACCACGACCGATCCGCCCGAGCACACCCGGCTGCGCAAGCTGGTCTCGTCGACGTTCGCGCACCGGAGGATCGAGCGGACCCGGCCGTGGGTGGCCGAGTTGTCGGCGCGGCTGGCCGACGACGTCGCGGCCGCAGGCGACGGCGCCGACCTCCGGCAGCTGGTCGCGCTGCCGCTGCCGATCCAGGTGATCTGCCAGCTGCTCGGCGTTCCGTACCAGGACCGGGAGCAGTTCCGCGAGTGGACCGAGCTCGGCTACAGCATGCGGATGGCGGAGAAGGACCTGGTCGAGAACGCGATGACCGAGCTGACGGCGTACATCGAGGCGCTGGTGGACCGCAAGCTCGCGACCGCGGACCAGCCGGCCGACGACCTGCTGGACGAGCTGGTCCGGGCCCGGGAGGCGGGTGACCGGCTGAGCCAGCAAGAGTTGATTGCCTTCGGCGTCAATCTGCTGGTGGCCGGGCACGAGACGTCGGCGAACCAGATCTCCAGCTGCGTGGCGACGTTGCTGCGCCGGCCGGAGAACTGGGCCCGGCTGGTCGCCGACCACACGCTGGTGCCGTCGGCGGTGGAGGAGCTGCTGCGGTTCAACCGGTTCAGCGAGGTCGGGCAGTTGCGGGTCGCGGTGGAGGACGTCGAGCTGCACGGTGTCCTGATCAAGGCCGGCGAGGGGGTGATGGCCGCGCTGAACTCGGCCAACCGGGATCCGCGCGCGTACGACGCCCCCGACGAGCTGCGGCTGGACCGGCAGGACAACAAGCACCTGTCGTTCGGCTTCGGACCGCACTTCTGCCTGGGCGCGCAACTGGCCCGGATCGAGCTGCAGGAGTCGCTGCTCGCCCTGCTCCGCCGCTTCCCGGAGCTGAGCCTCGCCAAGCCGGCCGAGGAGCTCGAGTGGCGCCGGGTGCTGGTCAGCGGCCTCGCCGAGCTGCCGGTCAACCTCGGCACCGTCGCCCCTGCCTGA
- a CDS encoding phosphotransferase enzyme family protein, with product MVRPLRSLPHPEALRDHLAEVYGLPFTGCTLLRSLVNDVYRVTAPAGSFVLKLYAADGRQLPEILWETGLSDQLTTAGIGVPVVQPLADGTMAGVLDAPEGDRPYVLTSFVDGTKPQPPFTDDLYRAFGELLARFHDATDGFTSPHPRRPAELAHRLDEPLAAILPLVDAPDAELLRELADGVRENVADGLSWGMCHGDVSLDNVLLTGDGLTLHDFDLSAEGYRASDFTGVATTPHWEAFRRGYTTVRPIPAADLAAVDWLMVVGSIVNLRFHLVAKPMFRGTESRTEGWADAELNHLRTAARHLLL from the coding sequence ATGGTCCGCCCGCTGAGATCACTGCCCCACCCCGAGGCGCTGCGCGACCACCTCGCCGAGGTCTACGGTCTGCCGTTCACCGGCTGCACGTTGCTCCGCTCCCTGGTCAACGACGTCTACCGAGTGACCGCTCCGGCCGGCTCGTTCGTGCTCAAGCTGTACGCCGCCGACGGCCGGCAGCTGCCCGAGATCCTTTGGGAGACAGGCCTTTCGGACCAGCTGACGACGGCCGGGATCGGCGTCCCTGTGGTTCAGCCCCTTGCCGACGGGACCATGGCCGGCGTGCTCGACGCGCCCGAGGGCGACCGCCCGTACGTGCTGACCTCGTTCGTCGACGGCACCAAACCCCAGCCGCCGTTCACCGACGATCTCTACCGCGCCTTCGGCGAACTGCTCGCGCGCTTCCACGACGCCACCGACGGCTTCACCTCGCCGCATCCGCGCCGCCCCGCGGAGCTGGCGCACCGGCTCGACGAGCCACTCGCCGCGATCCTCCCGCTGGTCGACGCACCCGACGCCGAACTGCTCCGGGAGTTGGCGGACGGCGTACGGGAGAACGTGGCCGACGGCTTGAGCTGGGGGATGTGCCACGGCGACGTGTCACTCGACAACGTGCTGCTCACCGGCGACGGCCTCACCCTGCACGACTTCGACTTGTCGGCCGAGGGCTACCGCGCCAGTGACTTCACCGGGGTGGCGACGACCCCGCACTGGGAAGCCTTCCGTCGCGGGTACACGACCGTGCGGCCGATCCCGGCGGCCGATCTCGCTGCCGTCGACTGGCTGATGGTCGTGGGCAGCATCGTCAACCTGCGCTTCCACCTGGTCGCCAAGCCGATGTTCCGGGGAACCGAGTCCCGCACCGAAGGCTGGGCCGACGCGGAGCTCAACCACCTCCGCACCGCCGCCCGCCACCTCCTCCTCTGA
- a CDS encoding PmoA family protein produces MTSNLGCNHAVGRSIQVTAGDSELFTYVYAPTDAQRESPRPYIHPLRTLDGDLVSVFRPHDHVWHKGIAWSLPHFGHDNFWGGPTYSREHGYRQLENNGSMDHQRIVALDVTDDLVRFSHELAWHTQSGTHVADEQRTLEVRLTDDGWVLLYSTTMTNVSGDTVQLGSPTTAGRPNAGYGGLFWRGPRSFTGGTVLAPQGSGGDELRGQRAPWMGFSGKHDATDRASTVLIVDAGENPRHPPEWFVRSEDFAAVCPAPFFSEELPFAAGADLSFRYGVLVADGASDDTRAETLATQAQKALTR; encoded by the coding sequence ATGACGTCAAACCTCGGCTGCAACCACGCCGTCGGCCGCTCGATCCAGGTCACGGCCGGCGACAGCGAGCTGTTCACCTACGTCTACGCGCCGACCGACGCGCAGCGGGAGTCGCCGCGGCCGTACATCCATCCGCTGCGCACGCTGGACGGCGACCTGGTCAGCGTGTTCCGGCCGCACGACCACGTCTGGCACAAGGGCATCGCCTGGTCGCTGCCACACTTCGGCCACGACAACTTCTGGGGCGGCCCGACGTACTCGCGCGAGCACGGCTACCGGCAGCTGGAGAACAACGGCTCGATGGACCACCAGCGGATCGTCGCGCTGGACGTCACCGACGACCTGGTCCGGTTCAGCCACGAGCTGGCCTGGCACACCCAGAGCGGGACGCACGTCGCCGACGAGCAGCGCACGCTCGAGGTCCGGCTGACCGACGACGGCTGGGTCCTGCTCTACAGCACCACGATGACCAACGTCTCGGGCGACACCGTCCAGCTCGGCAGTCCCACCACCGCCGGCCGCCCCAACGCCGGCTACGGCGGGCTGTTCTGGCGCGGGCCGCGCTCGTTCACCGGCGGCACGGTGCTCGCGCCGCAGGGCAGTGGCGGCGACGAGCTGCGCGGCCAGCGGGCGCCGTGGATGGGCTTCTCCGGCAAGCACGACGCGACCGACCGCGCGTCGACCGTACTGATCGTCGACGCCGGCGAGAACCCGCGTCATCCCCCGGAGTGGTTCGTGCGCTCGGAGGACTTCGCCGCGGTCTGCCCGGCCCCGTTCTTCTCCGAGGAACTGCCGTTCGCGGCCGGCGCCGACCTCAGCTTCCGGTACGGCGTACTGGTGGCCGACGGCGCCTCCGACGACACCCGCGCCGAGACCCTCGCCACCCAGGCCCAAAAAGCCCTCACCCGCTGA